Proteins from a single region of Punica granatum isolate Tunisia-2019 chromosome 8, ASM765513v2, whole genome shotgun sequence:
- the LOC116187474 gene encoding serine/arginine-rich splicing factor RSZ22-like isoform X2 — protein sequence MSQTEKHRNWESIGTATTVGSSYRVYVGNLDSLVSERDLEDEFRVFGVIRSVWVARRPPGYAFLDFSFTLGKNGWRVELSHNSKGGGGGRGVGRGRSGGSDLKCYECGEPGHFARECRSRGGGRHRSHSPRYRRSPSYGRKSYSPRGRSPKRRSPTPRRRSYSRSPARREEVPYANADGLKDRRRSRS from the exons ATGAGTCAGACAGAGAAGCATAGAAACTGGGAATCGATTGGTACGGCAACAACAGTGGGATCGAGTTACAGGGTCTATGTGGGCAACTTGGATTCTCTAGTTTCTGAACGAGATCTTGAAGATGAGTTTCGCGTTTTTGGAGTTATAAGGAG TGTGTGGGTTGCTCGAAGGCCACCTGGCTATGCtttt ttggatttcTCATTCACtctaggtaagaatggatggAGGGTTGAGCTTTCCCACAACTCTAAAGGAGGTGGAGGCGGACGTGGAGTTGGTCGTGGTCGCTCTGGTGGTTCTGATTTGAAATGTTATGAATGTGGTGAGCCTGGTCACTTTGCCCGTGAATGCCGTTCGCGTGGCGGTGGAAGACATCGTAGCCATAGTCCTAGGTACCGCAGAAGTCCTAGCTATGGTCGAAA GAGTTACAGTCCTCGTGGTCGATCCCCAAAGCGTCGCAGCCCAACTCCCCGCCGTCGCAGCTACAGCAGATCACCTGCAAGACGCGAGGAAGTGCCATATGCTAATGC CGATGGACTGAAGGACCGCCGTAGAAGCAGGAGTTAA
- the LOC116187474 gene encoding serine/arginine-rich splicing factor RSZ22A-like isoform X1 encodes MSQTEKHRNWESIGTATTVGSSYRVYVGNLDSLVSERDLEDEFRVFGVIRSVWVARRPPGYAFLDFSFTLGKNGWRVELSHNSKGGGGGRGVGRGRSGGSDLKCYECGEPGHFARECRSRGGGRHRSHSPRYRRSPSYGRNRSYSPRGRSPKRRSPTPRRRSYSRSPARREEVPYANADGLKDRRRSRS; translated from the exons ATGAGTCAGACAGAGAAGCATAGAAACTGGGAATCGATTGGTACGGCAACAACAGTGGGATCGAGTTACAGGGTCTATGTGGGCAACTTGGATTCTCTAGTTTCTGAACGAGATCTTGAAGATGAGTTTCGCGTTTTTGGAGTTATAAGGAG TGTGTGGGTTGCTCGAAGGCCACCTGGCTATGCtttt ttggatttcTCATTCACtctaggtaagaatggatggAGGGTTGAGCTTTCCCACAACTCTAAAGGAGGTGGAGGCGGACGTGGAGTTGGTCGTGGTCGCTCTGGTGGTTCTGATTTGAAATGTTATGAATGTGGTGAGCCTGGTCACTTTGCCCGTGAATGCCGTTCGCGTGGCGGTGGAAGACATCGTAGCCATAGTCCTAGGTACCGCAGAAGTCCTAGCTATGGTCGAAA CAGGAGTTACAGTCCTCGTGGTCGATCCCCAAAGCGTCGCAGCCCAACTCCCCGCCGTCGCAGCTACAGCAGATCACCTGCAAGACGCGAGGAAGTGCCATATGCTAATGC CGATGGACTGAAGGACCGCCGTAGAAGCAGGAGTTAA